A window of the Vespula vulgaris chromosome 6, iyVesVulg1.1, whole genome shotgun sequence genome harbors these coding sequences:
- the LOC127064687 gene encoding uncharacterized protein LOC127064687: protein MAHSPWPVSRKVSIYSDYCSTFPTSTSLSFSLSLSLSLSFSFFLSYPRKLGTSAEFYPAFSPTNLRRRRLYSRRPRRTKISFFTGTRDQGESPGSGQRGGGTLLALQISFITTLNHGSTATPSVHLFLPSSCRRGRRRRRRRRRRRRPHRRRRIDGEGVRNRTSVYTEEELEEDEGQDEGHSKLERIRTRKRGSGRGGSGKENKECKYKVDGVGGGGCSLDVRSGVAFGWVVHIRWATYNARTLGALEAPQAILLKGGVRREDSENSAAQYVPVSSRLTLRIFFPYPSRLPSFLIPTLVLSFFSSFSFFIDRVDPRATRNCVR from the exons ATGGCCCATTCTCCTTGGCCTGTCTCTAGGAAAGTCTCTATCTATTCCGATTACTGCTCCACCTTCCCTACCTCcacctccctttctttctctctctctctctctctctctctctctttctctttctttctctcgtatccTCGAAAGCTTGGAACATCAGCCGAGTTTTACCCCGCTTTTTCACCTACCAACCTACGCCGCCGTCGACTCTACAGCCGGCGGCCTCGGAGAACaaagatttcatttttcactGGCACCAGGGACCAAGGCGAGAGCCCGGGCTCAGGACAGCGCGGTGGAGGAACTCTTCTTGCGTTGCAGATTTCTTTCATTACTACTCTTAATCACG GATCGACGGCGACTCCCTCGGTTCatctcttcctcccttcttcttGTCGccgtggtcgtcgtcgtcgtcgtcgtcgtcgtcgtcgtcgtcgtcctcatcGTCGTAGACGTATAGACGGCGAAGGGGTGCGAAATCGTACGAGCGTGTATACTGAGGAGGAATTGGAAGAGGACGAGGGCCAGGACGAGGGCCACAGCAAGCTAGAGAGAAtcagaacgagaaagagagggtcaGGACGAGGGGGATCgggaaaagagaacaaagagtGCAAGTATAAGGTGGACGGGGTTGGTGGAGGGGGATGTAGCCTCGACGTTCGTTCGGGGGTGGCATTCGGGTGGGTGGTGCATATAAGATGGGCGACGTACAATGCACGCACCCTCGGCGCACTCGAGGCTCCTCAAGCAATACTCCTGAAGGGTGGAGTACGGAGGGAAGATTCCGAAAACTCGGCCGCTCAATACGTGCCTGTGTCGAGCCGGCTCAcccttcgtattttctttccttatcctTCTCGTCTGCCCTCTTTCCTTATACCAACtctcgtcctttcttttttttcttctttttctttcttcatcgatCGAGTCGATCCACGAGCCACGAGGAATTGCGTTcgttga